CCGGTTTTATCTGCGCCAATGGCCTGCGATACCGCGTCGGTTACCTCAAGCACGAAGCGCAGACGGTTTTCATGCTGCAAGCCGCCGTACTCATCGGTTCGGGTGTTCAGTCCGCCGTTAATGAACTGCTCCAGCAGATAGCCGTTGGCGGCATGAATTTCAACGCCGTCAAAGCCCGCGCGGATGGCATTTTTAGCCGCGTTGACGTAGTCCTGAACCACAGCGCTGATTTCTGCCGGGGTCAGCGCACGCGGCGAAGACACCGGCACCGGACCGGCATTTCCCTGCTCATCGCGCGCATAGCAGGTTGAATTTTCTGCCCTAACGGCGACAGCGCTGACGGGGAGCTGGCCATCCTGCTGCAGGCTGGTATGAGAGATGCGCCCCACGTGCCAGAGCTGCAGGTAAATCCTGCCGCCCGCCGCGTGCACGGCACGGGTGGTTTTTTCCCAGCCCTTCACCTGTTCGTCATTATAAATGCCCGGCGTGAAGAGATAGCCCTGACCCTGCACGGAGATCTGCGCCCCCTCGGTAATAATGAGGCCCGCCGAGGCCCGCTGCTGATAGTACTTCGCCGTCAGCTCGTCAGCGGTATCTCCCGCCCTTGCGCGTGAACGTGTCATCGGTGCCATCACCACCCGATTGTTCAGCGTAATGTCACCGAGCGGGTATGAGGTAAACAATTTGTCCATATTTTGCTCCTTTCAGTAGACACCTCCATGATGGGTGCCGTGAGCAGGTTAGGGAACACCTGTCTGTTCCGAACAGATGTTCCATAAGTTCTACATTAATGCGGCAGTGCTTACGCCAGCTCTTCCGCAACAGGTGCCGTTTTCACATCAGCGCGGTGCTTGATGACGATGCTGGCGAACGCCAGCAGAGCAAAGATCACGCTGCTGAGCACCACAGAATGGGTACCGAGGCGGGCAATAAACCATCCGCCCGTCAGCGAGCCAAGCGTGATCCCAAGGTTAGAAAATGACATGTACAGGCTGTTGGCAAACTCTGGCGCCTCGCTGGCTTCACGCATCAGCCAGGTCTGGCTGACCACCAGCCCGGATGAGTGAAATGCACCCCAGAATACGGTCAGCAGACACATCGCCAGCGGCGAAAAGCCCAGCAACCACACCAGCAGGAAAACCAGCGTGTAAAGCAGCGGATAGACATGGGTGGTTTTCACCATGTTTTTCTGCAGCAAACTGCTGAAGACAAAGTTACCGGTGAAACCACACAGGCCAAACAGGATGAGCATTGCGCTGATGGCGTTATTGCTGAGATGCGTCACCCGCGCCAGATAATCCGCAACGTAGCTGAAGCCGGAGAACATCGCAGCAAACACCAGCGTAACGGTGGAGATGGTCAGCCACAGCTTGCCATTGCGCAGCACGGAAATCTGGCTGGCATAAGACACCTTATGTTTCGCCGGCATTGAAGGCATGAAAAGCAGGACGCCAACGAAAGCCACCACGCAGGCAGCGGCGCCGAAGTAGAACGCGGCCGCCAGCGAAAGATGATCCGCAATGAGTGAACTCAGCGGAACGCCCAGCACCAGACCAATCGCCACCCCGGCAAATACTTTTGCGGCTGCGCCAGCGGCTTTTTCTTTCGGCACCGAGCTGGCGGCCACCACCAGCGCAACGGCGAAGAAAACCGCATGCGCCAGCGCCGGCAGAATACGGAATAGCAGCATTAGATTAAACACGTCGGTGGTGGCATAGATCAGGTTGGAAATAATGAACACCACCAGAATGCTCAGCAGCACCGTTTTCTTATTAAAACCTGACAGCATCAGGGTAATAAACGGTCCGGTGATGGCCACGATGATGGCATAAATACTGACGAGGAAGCCGACCTGCGTGGGCGTCACGTGCAGCTGTGAGACCAGTTTTGGTAACAGGCCAATGATGGCGATTTCGGTGGTGATCACGCCGAAAACGGCGACAGACAGCGCGAGTAAAAGCAGTGAGCTTTTATTTTGCATAACATACCCTTGTGGAAGAACTGCAAATGAAAAAAGGCACGCCAAATAGCTGGACGTAACCTCAATGCGTTATGGCCGGAACGTAACGGAGGCGCATCATCGCGGACTTTCACAAACGGGGAAATAGGCGTACTGGCGTTACAGTGGGGACATAAATTCTTCAATAACGTTATTTATCGGGTGATGACGCTTTAATTCATAGCCATCATAAATATCAGCACGCTCAATTAAATTATTAAATGATATATTTAGCGTTGATTAACAAAACAGGGTTATCAATGCGCCGGAAGAATATCAGCGATTATCAGGCTTTTATCGCCGTTGCGCGCGAGCAAAGCTTCACCAGAGCCGCGGCTCAGCTGGGCGTATCGCAATCCGCTCTGAGCTACACCATCAGAACGCTTGAAGCGCATTTAGGGTTGCGCCTCCTGACACGTACCACCAGAAGTGTGTCTGTGACGGAAGCCGGTGAGCGCCTGCTCAACCGTATCGGTCCACATTTCGATGATATTGAATATGAAATTGCATCGCTAAGCGGAATGCGGGAAAAGCCAGCCGGTACAGTACGCATTACCGCCGTGGAGCATGCAGCCGAAACGCTTCTCTGGCCAAGGCTTGCCCCGGTGCTGCAGGAATATCCGGATATCAATATCGAAATCATCAGTGAGTACGGCCTCAAAGATATTGTCGCTGAACGTTATGATGCTGGCGTAAGGCTCGGTGAGCAGGTCGATAAAGATATGATCTCTGTCCCTCTCGCAGCAGACTCCCGCTTTGCCGTTGTAGGTTCACCCGCTTATTTTGCTGATAAACCCTTGCCGCTGACTCCGCGCGATCTCAATGCCCACAGCTGTATCCGCTTACGGTTACCGACGCATGGCGGTTTTTATGCATGGGAATTTTATCAGCACGGCAGCGAGATCAAAGTGCGTGTTAATGGTCGGGGGACGTTCAGCACCATCAATATGATGCTGCAGGCCGCGCTGGATGGGATCGGACTCGCTTATCTTCCTGAGGATACCGTTGAGACGTTGCTTGAGAAGGGTCAGCTGATCCGGGTACTTGCTGACTGGTGCCCGTCCCGACCGGCCTATCATCTTTATTATCCCAGCCGCCGGCAGCACTCCCCCGCTTTCCAGCTGGTGCTGGACGCCCTGCGCTACCGCAGGCGCTAATTCTCACCGTCCAGGTCAGGATTAAGAAAATAGCCTTCTAAGCTCATGCAAAATTAAGCGTCTAATCACTTAATCCTGCAGGCAGTACGATGACTGACAGAAACGACACATTAACGTCCCCCCGTCGTGAAGCCGTCATCGTATCCCTGAAGGAGTCTGACAATGAGCAAAACCCCTGGCGGGCTAAGCCGCCGTAATTTAATTTTTGCAGGTTCAGTCGCCTCCGCCGGGCTTCTGATGGCAGCGAAAACACGCGCTGCGCTGGTTCCCACGCCGCGGCTCTCCGGAACGACGACACGCGTGGACGGCGTGACCATTCAGAGCGTCATGTTCAGAAATAATGAAATCATGATGTCAGGGAATCTCTACCTGCCTAAAGCGTTCAGCCCAGCCCGACGTTACGCCGCCATTGTGGTGGTCCATCCTGGCGGCGGCGTTAAGGAGCAGACCGCCGGCCTTTATGCGCTGAAACTTGCCGCAGAAGGCTTCATCACTCTTGCCTTTGATGCTTCTCACCAGGGAGCCAGCGGCGGCCTGCCACGCTTTGTTGATGACCCGATGAAACGGGTCGTCGATTTTTATAGCGCGGTGGATTATCTCGCCACGCTGCCTTATGTCGACAGCACCCGCATGGGTGCTTTGGGCGTGTGCGCAGGCAGCGGTATTACCGTCAAAGCCTCCATGACCGATCGCAGGATTAAAGCGCTGGCGACGGTCAGTGCGGTAGACGTGGGTGCCGCTACCCGTAAAGGTTGGGAGGGGAAGACCGCGGAATCTGAGCTGATTCCCACCCTTGAAGCCGTGGCTAAACAGCGCGAGTCTGAGGCGGCGGGTGGTGCCGCTGTCTACGTTAATTATGTGCCTAAGCTCGGGGATACGTCAGCTCCGCGCGATCTGCAGGAAGCCGCTGACTACTATTTAACACCTCGCGGTCATTATCCGACATCAACCAATCAGATGTTAATGACCAGCATCAGCACACTCGCCTCTTTCACCGGCTTTGCAGGCGCAGATGTTTATATCACGCAGCCGCTGCTCATGGTGGCCGGTAGTGAAGCGGGATCGCTGTGGCTTAGCCAGCAGCTAAACCAGAGCGCCGCATCGGCAAACAAACAGCTGTTTATTATTCCCGGAGCCACGCATATGGATCTTTATGATGGTGAAGGTGCTAACAAAGCCGCCCGTCAGCTTGCCCCCTTCTTTCGCCAAAATCTTGCCAGCAGCTAAACGCTTAGTGAGCACGTAAAACACCTAAAAGAACGCAACGGCAATCACCTTTTTTTGAACCCTATATGGAGAGACATTAATGACAGATAAACAAGTTTGGCTGATTACGGGGGCCGGTCGCGGCCTGGGTCTGGATATTGCCAGAGTAGCCTTGGCCGCTGGTCACACCGTGGTCGCGACGGGGCGCGATCCGGCAAAAGTCGCCAGTGCACTCGGTGAACATGATTCACTCATCACTCTGAAACTGGATATCACCCGTTTTACCGACGCTGAACAGGCCGTGTCAACTGTTATTGAAAAGTACGGCCGGATTGATGTGCTGGTCAATAACGCCGGTAATTTTTACGCCGGATTTTTTGAAGAGCTGAGCCAGAACCAGGTGCGCAACCAGATGGAAACCCTGCTCTTTGGCCCTATGAACGTCACACGAGCGGTATTACCGGCGATGAGAAGCCAGCGGTCTGGCCTTATTATCACGTTATCGTCGACCGCGGGCATTACGGGTATCGCATTTTGCAGCGCGTACAGTGCGGCAAAATT
The sequence above is drawn from the Pantoea nemavictus genome and encodes:
- a CDS encoding alkene reductase, with amino-acid sequence MDKLFTSYPLGDITLNNRVVMAPMTRSRARAGDTADELTAKYYQQRASAGLIITEGAQISVQGQGYLFTPGIYNDEQVKGWEKTTRAVHAAGGRIYLQLWHVGRISHTSLQQDGQLPVSAVAVRAENSTCYARDEQGNAGPVPVSSPRALTPAEISAVVQDYVNAAKNAIRAGFDGVEIHAANGYLLEQFINGGLNTRTDEYGGLQHENRLRFVLEVTDAVSQAIGADKTGIRLAPFGRLFDMHAFPGEEETWLLLAKKLSSRSLAYVHLSDQQTLGEQAIPAGFIEKFRAAYDGTLIIAGGFDKALAESYLQQGKADLIAFGRPYIANPDLVERMANGWPLSEVNRATMYGGSEEGYTDYPAYQELA
- a CDS encoding MFS transporter, which translates into the protein MQNKSSLLLLALSVAVFGVITTEIAIIGLLPKLVSQLHVTPTQVGFLVSIYAIIVAITGPFITLMLSGFNKKTVLLSILVVFIISNLIYATTDVFNLMLLFRILPALAHAVFFAVALVVAASSVPKEKAAGAAAKVFAGVAIGLVLGVPLSSLIADHLSLAAAFYFGAAACVVAFVGVLLFMPSMPAKHKVSYASQISVLRNGKLWLTISTVTLVFAAMFSGFSYVADYLARVTHLSNNAISAMLILFGLCGFTGNFVFSSLLQKNMVKTTHVYPLLYTLVFLLVWLLGFSPLAMCLLTVFWGAFHSSGLVVSQTWLMREASEAPEFANSLYMSFSNLGITLGSLTGGWFIARLGTHSVVLSSVIFALLAFASIVIKHRADVKTAPVAEELA
- a CDS encoding LysR family transcriptional regulator — translated: MRRKNISDYQAFIAVAREQSFTRAAAQLGVSQSALSYTIRTLEAHLGLRLLTRTTRSVSVTEAGERLLNRIGPHFDDIEYEIASLSGMREKPAGTVRITAVEHAAETLLWPRLAPVLQEYPDINIEIISEYGLKDIVAERYDAGVRLGEQVDKDMISVPLAADSRFAVVGSPAYFADKPLPLTPRDLNAHSCIRLRLPTHGGFYAWEFYQHGSEIKVRVNGRGTFSTINMMLQAALDGIGLAYLPEDTVETLLEKGQLIRVLADWCPSRPAYHLYYPSRRQHSPAFQLVLDALRYRRR
- a CDS encoding alpha/beta hydrolase, giving the protein MSKTPGGLSRRNLIFAGSVASAGLLMAAKTRAALVPTPRLSGTTTRVDGVTIQSVMFRNNEIMMSGNLYLPKAFSPARRYAAIVVVHPGGGVKEQTAGLYALKLAAEGFITLAFDASHQGASGGLPRFVDDPMKRVVDFYSAVDYLATLPYVDSTRMGALGVCAGSGITVKASMTDRRIKALATVSAVDVGAATRKGWEGKTAESELIPTLEAVAKQRESEAAGGAAVYVNYVPKLGDTSAPRDLQEAADYYLTPRGHYPTSTNQMLMTSISTLASFTGFAGADVYITQPLLMVAGSEAGSLWLSQQLNQSAASANKQLFIIPGATHMDLYDGEGANKAARQLAPFFRQNLASS
- a CDS encoding SDR family oxidoreductase, which translates into the protein MTDKQVWLITGAGRGLGLDIARVALAAGHTVVATGRDPAKVASALGEHDSLITLKLDITRFTDAEQAVSTVIEKYGRIDVLVNNAGNFYAGFFEELSQNQVRNQMETLLFGPMNVTRAVLPAMRSQRSGLIITLSSTAGITGIAFCSAYSAAKFGVEGWMESLALEVKKFGINSMLVEPGFFRTELLSDDSTQYAELSIPDYAAETQATKSAWRGMNGKQGGDPEKLAEALIKLAGLENPPARFAAGADAVETFEAKAKSLGEQANALRDLSSSLSLDAD